A stretch of the Medicago truncatula cultivar Jemalong A17 chromosome 5, MtrunA17r5.0-ANR, whole genome shotgun sequence genome encodes the following:
- the LOC11431416 gene encoding calcium-dependent protein kinase 17 — MGNCCSGGTEDPEDKGENNQQNNDANGDSSATTPPPWSKPSPQPSKPSKPSAIGPVLGRPMEDVKATYSMGKELGRGQFGVTHLCTHKTTGKQYACKTIAKRKLANKEDIEDVRREVQIMHHLTGQPNIVELIGAFEDKQSVHLVMELCAGGELFDRIIAKGHYTERAAASLLRTIVQIVHTCHSMGVIHRDLKPENFLLLSKDENSPLKATDFGLSVFYKQGDQFKDIVGSAYYIAPDVLKRKYGPEVDIWSVGVMLYILLCGVPPFWAESENGIFNAILRGHVDFSSDPWPSISPSAKDLVRKMLNSDPKQRITAYEVLNHPWIKEDGEAPDTPLDNAVLNRLKQFRAMNQFKKVALKVIASCLSEEEIMGLKQMFKGMDTDNSGTITIEELKQGLAKQGTRLSETEVKQLMEAADADGNGIIDYDEFITATMHMNRLNREEHVYTAFQFFDKDNSGYITIEELEQALHEYNMHDGRDIKEIISEVDADNDGRINYDEFVAMMGKGNPEANTKKRRDSTLY, encoded by the exons ATGGGCAATTGTTGCTCTGGTGGTACTGAAGACCCTGAAGATAAGGGAGAAAACAATCAACAAAACAACGATGCAAATGGAGATTCTTCAGCTACAACGCCGCCACCATGGTCAAAACCTTCGCCTCAACCTTCTAAACCATCAAAACCTTCCGCGATCGGTCCTGTTCTTGGCAGGCCAATGGAAGATGTTAAGGCTACTTATAGCATGGGGAAGGAACTAGGGAGAGGACAATTTGGTGTAACACATTTGTGCACACACAAAACCACTGGAAAACAATATGCATGCAAAACAATAGCCAAGAGAAAGCTTGCGAATAAGGAAGATATTGAGGATGTTAGGAGGGAGGTTCAAATCATGCATCACCTTACAGGACAGCCTAATATTGTGGAACTTATTGGTGCTTTTGAAGATAAACAATCTGTTCATTTGGTTATGGAGTTGTGTGCTGGTGGTGAACTTTTCGATCGAATCATTGCTAAGGGTCATTACACCGAACGTGCTGCAGCTTCCTTGTTGAGAACCATTGTTCAAATTGTTCATACTTGTCATTCCATGGGTGTTATTCATAGAGATCTTAAGCCTGagaattttcttttgttgagCAAGGATGAGAATTCTCCTCTCAAAGCCACTGATTTCGGTTTATCTGTCTTTTACAAACAAG GTGACCAGTTTAAAGATATTGTTGGTAGTGCATATTACATTGCACCTGATGTGTTGAAGAGGAAATATGGACCAGAAGTAGACATTTGGAGTGTTGGTGTCATGTTATATATTCTTCTATGTGGTGTTCCACCATTTTGGGCAG AATCTGAAAATGGTATATTCAATGCCATCCTAAGAGGACATGTTGACTTTTCTAGTGATCCATGGCCCTCCATTTCACCTTCAGCAAAGGATCTTGTAAGGAAAATGTTGAATTCAGATCCCAAGCAAAGGATTACAGCATATGAAGTTCTGA ATCATCCATGGATCAAGGAAGACGGAGAAGCACCAGATACACCTCTTGACAATGCAGTGCTCAATAGGCTCAAACAGTTTAGAGCAATGAACCAATTCAAGAAAGTTGCTCTAAAG GTTATTGCTAGCTGCTTATCAGAGGAAGAAATCATGGGATTGAAGCAGATGTTTAAGGGTATGGACACTGACAATAGTGGAACCATTACAATTGAAGAGCTCAAGCAAGGGCTTGCAAAACAAGGAACTAGACTGAGTGAAACAGAAGTTAAGCAATTAATGGAAGCT GCAGATGCTGATGGTAATGGAATCATTGACTACGACGAGTTCATCACAGCAACTATGCACATGAACCGATTGAACAGAGAAGAACATGTTTATACTGCCTTCCAATTCTTCGATAAAGATAACAGCGg GTACATCACCATTGAAGAACTAGAGCAAGCTCTCCATGAGTATAACATGCATGACGGCAGGGACATAAAAGAAATCATTTCAGAAGTTGATGCAGATAAC GATGGTCGGATTAACTACGATGAATTTGTTGCAATGATGGGCAAAGGAAACCCAGAAGCAAATACCAAGAAGAGGCGTGATTCGACCTTGTATTAG
- the LOC120580539 gene encoding protein AGENET DOMAIN (AGD)-CONTAINING P1 — translation MRPPEKRVDYKVGDKVEVCSEDEGFVGSYFEATIVSCLESGKYVIRYKNLLKDDESELLMETLFPKDLRPIPPHVRNPLKFKLNQKVDVFDNDGWWVGKIASEKILMEKSCYYSVYFDYCHQTIYYPCDQIRVHQELVWGDWIFEA, via the coding sequence ATGCGTCCTCCAGAGAAGAGAGTAGATTATAAGGTAGGAGATAAAGTAGAAGTATGCAGCGAAGATGAAGGGTTTGTAGGTTCATACTTTGAAGCTACAATTGTTTCATGTCTTGAGAGCGGAAAATATGTGATCCGTTACAAGAATCTTCTTAAAGATGACGAGTCGGAACTTCTTATGGAAACACTTTTTCCAAAAGATCTTCGTCCAATACCACCACATGTTCGTAATCCTTTGAAGTTTAAACTCAAtcaaaaagttgatgtatttgataaCGATGGTTGGTGGGTAGGTAAAATCGCTAGCGAGAAGATCTTGATGGAAAAGAGTTGCTACTATAGTGTGTATTTTGACTATTGCCATCAAACTATTTACTACCCTTGTGATCAGATTAGGGTTCATCAAGAATTGGTTTGGGGAGACTGGATCTTCGAGGCATAA
- the LOC120580538 gene encoding protein AGENET DOMAIN (AGD)-CONTAINING P1, producing the protein MRPPVKRVDYKVGDKVEVCSKEEGFVGSYFEATIVSCLESGKYVIRYKNLLKDDESELLMETLFPKDLRPLPPRVHNPWRFELNQKVDVFDNDGWWVGEIASEKILMEKSYYYSVYFDYCHQTIYYPCDQIRVHQELVWGDWIFEA; encoded by the coding sequence ATGCGTCCACCGGTGAAGAGAGTTGATTACAAGGTAGGAGATAAAGTTGAAGTATGCAGCAAAGAAGAAGGGTTTGTAGGTTCGTACTTTGAAGCTACAATTGTTTCATGTCTAGAGAGTGGAAAATATGTGATCCGTTACAAGAATCTTCTTAAAGATGACGAATCGGAACTTCTTATGGAAACACTTTTTCCAAAAGATCTTCGTCCATTACCGCCACGTGTTCATAATCCTTGGAGGTTTGAACTCAATCAGAAAGTTGATGTGTTTGATAACGATGGTTGGTGGGTAGGGGAAATCGCTAGCGAGAAGATCTTAATGGAAAAGAGTTACTACTATAGTGTGTATTTTGACTATTGCCATCAAACTATTTACTACCCTTGTGATCAGATTAGGGTTCATCAAGAATTGGTTTGGGGAGACTGGATCTTTGAGGCATAA
- the LOC11434280 gene encoding dihydropyrimidinase isoform X1, producing the protein MSFIIFTNHYQLLHFLFFLIITITPSSLAQSQHNQFCVAGIGYGESTCGTSSSSSSNKLLIKGGTVVNAHHQQIADVYVEDGIIVAVNPTIAVGDDVYVIDATGKFVMPGGIDPHTHLEMEFMNTVAVDDFFSGQAAALAGGTTMHIDFVIPTNGSLTAGFEAYEKKAKKSCMDYGFHMAITKWDETVSREMELMVKEKGINSFKFFMAYKGSLMISDELLLEGFKKCKSLGALAMVHAENGDAVYEGQKKMIELGITGPEGHALSRPAVLEGEATARAIRLADFVNTPLYVVHVMSIDAMEEVAKARKSGQRVIGEPVLSGLALDDSWLWHPDFDTAAKYVMSPPIRKQGHDKALQAALSTGVLQLVGTDHCVFNSTQKAFGIDDFRKIPNGVNGIEERMRVVWDIMVESGQISVTDYVRLTSTECARIFNIYPKKGAILPGSDADIIILNPNSSFDITAKSHHSRVDTNVYEGRKGKGKIEVTVAGGRVVWENNELKVVPGSGRYIQMAPFSYLFDGIDKKDAAYLNSLQAPVKRAKSTA; encoded by the exons ATGTCTTTCATTATTTTCACCAATCATTATCAACTCCTTcacttcctcttcttccttATCATCACTATTACTCCTTCTTCGCTTGCTCAATCACAACACAATCAG TTTTGTGTAGCTGGAATTGGATACGGAGAGTCCACATgtggaacttcatcatcatcatcatccaacaAGTTGTTGATCAAAGGTGGTACTGTTGTCAATGCTCATCACCAACAGATTGCTGATGTTTATGTCGAAGACGGCATCATTGTTGCTGTTAATCCAACTATCGCGGTTGGAGATGATGTATATGTCATTGATGCCACTGGCAAGTTTGTTATGCCAG GAGGCATTGATCCTCATACCCATCTTGAGATGGAGTTTATGAACACTGTGGCGGTGGATGACTTCTTCAGTGGTCAGGCCGCGGCATTGGCTGGTGGTACAACAATGCACATTGACTTTGTTATACCAACTAATGGGAGTTTAACCGCTGGTTTTGAAGCCTATGAAAAGAAGGCAAAGAAATCTTGCATGGACTATGGTTTCCATATGGCTATTACCAAATGGGATGAAACTGTTTCAAGAGAAATGGAGCTCATGGTCAAGGAGAAAG GTATCaattcttttaagtttttcatgGCTTACAAAGGATCTCTTATGATCAGTGATGAGTTGCTTCTAGAAGGATTTAAAAAGTGCAAGTCTCTTGGTGCCTTAGCTATGGTCCACGCAGAAAATGGAGACGCTGTGTATGAAGGGCAAAAGAAAATGATAGAGCTTGGAATAACTGGACCTGAAGGGCATGCTCTATCAAGGCCTGCAGTG TTGGAAGGTGAGGCAACTGCTCGTGCTATTCGGTTAGCAGATTTTGTAAATACTCCTTTGTATGTGGTTCATGTCATGAGCATTGATGCAATGGAAGAAGTTGCGAAGGCCAGGAAATCAG GACAAAGAGTAATTGGAGAGCCTGTACTATCTGGGTTAGCCCTTGACGACTCTTGGCTTTGGCATCCTGACTTTGATACTGCAGCAAA GTATGTCATGAGTCCCCCTATTAGGAAACAAGGACATGATAAGGCCCTACAAGCTGCCCTCTCAACAGGAGTTTTACAG CTGGTAGGAACTGATCATTGCGTCTTTAATTCCACCCAGAAAGCTTTTGGAATTGACGATTTCCGGAAAATTCCTAACGGGGTCAATG GTATTGAAGAAAGGATGCGCGTGGTATGGGATATCATGGTG GAATCTGGCCAAATATCTGTCACCGACTATGTCCGCTTGACAAGTACTGAATG TGCTAGAATCTTCAATATATATCCAAAGAAAGGAGCGATTCTTCCTGGCTCTGATGCAGATATTATAATTCTCAATCCAAATTCAAGCTTTGACATAACTGCAAAGTCACACCACTCTAGAGTGGACACAAATGTCTATgagggaaggaaaggaaag GGGAAAATTGAAGTGACTGTAGCAGGAGGAAGAGTTGTTTGGGAAAATAATGAATTGAAGGTTGTTCCTGGTTCTGGGAGATACATTCAAATGGCACCTTTTAGTTATCTGTTTGATGGAATCGACAAGAAGGATGCCGCTTACCTAAATTCCCTTCAAGCCCCAGTTAAGCGGGCAAAGTCCACTGCTTAA
- the LOC11431415 gene encoding splicing factor 3B subunit 6-like protein, producing the protein MTTISLRKGNTRLPPEVNRVLYVRNLPFNITSEEMYDIFGKYGAIRQIRIGTNKDTRGTAFVVYEDIYDAKTAVDHLSGFNVANRYLIVLYYQQAKMSKKFDQKKKEDEIARMQEKYGVSTKDK; encoded by the coding sequence ATGACAACAATCAGTCTCCGGAAGGGAAACACCCGTCTTCCACCGGAAGTAAACCGCGTCCTGTACGTCCGCAACCTTCCCTTTAACATCACCAGCGAAGAAATGTACGATATCTTCGGCAAATACGGCGCAATTCGTCAGATCCGAATCGGAACTAACAAAGACACTCGCGGCACTGCTTTCGTCGTCTACGAAGATATCTATGATGCGAAAACCGCTGTCGATCATCTCTCCGGGTTCAATGTTGCTAATCGGTATTTGATTGTGCTTTATTATCAACAAGCGAAGATGAGTAAGAAGTTTGATCAGAAGAAAAAGGAGGATGAGATTGCTAGGATGCAGGAGAAGTATGGTGTTTCCACCAAAGACAAGTAA
- the LOC11434280 gene encoding dihydropyrimidinase isoform X2, whose product MSFIIFTNHYQLLHFLFFLIITITPSSLAQSQHNQFCVAGIGYGESTCGTSSSSSSNKLLIKGGTVVNAHHQQIADVYVEDGIIVAVNPTIAVGDDVYVIDATGKFVMPGGIDPHTHLEMEFMNTVAVDDFFSGQAAALAGGTTMHIDFVIPTNGSLTAGFEAYEKKAKKSCMDYGFHMAITKWDETVSREMELMVKEKGINSFKFFMAYKGSLMISDELLLEGFKKCKSLGALAMVHAENGDAVYEGQKKMIELGITGPEGHALSRPAVLEGEATARAIRLADFVNTPLYVVHVMSIDAMEEVAKARKSGQRVIGEPVLSGLALDDSWLWHPDFDTAAKYVMSPPIRKQGHDKALQAALSTGVLQLVGTDHCVFNSTQKAFGIDDFRKIPNGVNGIEERMRVVWDIMVESGQISVTDYVRLTSTECARIFNIYPKKGAILPGSDADIIILNPNSSFDITAKSHHSRVDTNVYEGRKGKVSTFIVSLVQMVYCTARTSIKS is encoded by the exons ATGTCTTTCATTATTTTCACCAATCATTATCAACTCCTTcacttcctcttcttccttATCATCACTATTACTCCTTCTTCGCTTGCTCAATCACAACACAATCAG TTTTGTGTAGCTGGAATTGGATACGGAGAGTCCACATgtggaacttcatcatcatcatcatccaacaAGTTGTTGATCAAAGGTGGTACTGTTGTCAATGCTCATCACCAACAGATTGCTGATGTTTATGTCGAAGACGGCATCATTGTTGCTGTTAATCCAACTATCGCGGTTGGAGATGATGTATATGTCATTGATGCCACTGGCAAGTTTGTTATGCCAG GAGGCATTGATCCTCATACCCATCTTGAGATGGAGTTTATGAACACTGTGGCGGTGGATGACTTCTTCAGTGGTCAGGCCGCGGCATTGGCTGGTGGTACAACAATGCACATTGACTTTGTTATACCAACTAATGGGAGTTTAACCGCTGGTTTTGAAGCCTATGAAAAGAAGGCAAAGAAATCTTGCATGGACTATGGTTTCCATATGGCTATTACCAAATGGGATGAAACTGTTTCAAGAGAAATGGAGCTCATGGTCAAGGAGAAAG GTATCaattcttttaagtttttcatgGCTTACAAAGGATCTCTTATGATCAGTGATGAGTTGCTTCTAGAAGGATTTAAAAAGTGCAAGTCTCTTGGTGCCTTAGCTATGGTCCACGCAGAAAATGGAGACGCTGTGTATGAAGGGCAAAAGAAAATGATAGAGCTTGGAATAACTGGACCTGAAGGGCATGCTCTATCAAGGCCTGCAGTG TTGGAAGGTGAGGCAACTGCTCGTGCTATTCGGTTAGCAGATTTTGTAAATACTCCTTTGTATGTGGTTCATGTCATGAGCATTGATGCAATGGAAGAAGTTGCGAAGGCCAGGAAATCAG GACAAAGAGTAATTGGAGAGCCTGTACTATCTGGGTTAGCCCTTGACGACTCTTGGCTTTGGCATCCTGACTTTGATACTGCAGCAAA GTATGTCATGAGTCCCCCTATTAGGAAACAAGGACATGATAAGGCCCTACAAGCTGCCCTCTCAACAGGAGTTTTACAG CTGGTAGGAACTGATCATTGCGTCTTTAATTCCACCCAGAAAGCTTTTGGAATTGACGATTTCCGGAAAATTCCTAACGGGGTCAATG GTATTGAAGAAAGGATGCGCGTGGTATGGGATATCATGGTG GAATCTGGCCAAATATCTGTCACCGACTATGTCCGCTTGACAAGTACTGAATG TGCTAGAATCTTCAATATATATCCAAAGAAAGGAGCGATTCTTCCTGGCTCTGATGCAGATATTATAATTCTCAATCCAAATTCAAGCTTTGACATAACTGCAAAGTCACACCACTCTAGAGTGGACACAAATGTCTATgagggaaggaaaggaaag GTCTCCACGTTCATAGTTAGCTTGGTACAAATGGTATATTGTACAGCAAGAACTTCGATAAAGTCATAA
- the LOC11420934 gene encoding uncharacterized protein yields MILFMQKKHAKSSVPQFGAWDQKTMGATNYSMVFTQARANKKQQKTDLTEVKRSSIGTEEELVKAINHRHGHPPQGYHAQPAHGRAPPAQVQANAQVHANANANAQVQEDPVVMGKRRILTYINCCIRP; encoded by the exons ATGATCCTATTTATGCAGAAAAAGCATGCTAAATCATCTGTGCCTCAGTTCGGTGCGTGGGACCAAAAGACTATGGGAGCTACCAACTATTCAATGGTGTTTACTCAAGCTCGTGCGAACAAAAAGCAGCAGAAAACTGACCTGACTGAAGTCAAGCGTAGCAGCATTGGGACTGAAGAAGAACTTGTCAAAGCTATTAATCACAGGCATGGACATCCGCCTCAAGGTTATCATGCTCAACCCGCTCATGGTCGTGCTCCTCCTGCTCAAGTTCAAGCTAATGCTCAAGTTCATGCGAATGCTAATGCTAATGCTCAAGTTCAAGAAGATCCTGTAGTCATG GGGAAAAGAAGGATTCTGACCTACATTAATTGCTGTATTAGGCCTTGA